The genomic segment ATCGAACCTCATCCCGACGTTCAGGCGGTGCGCGAGGAGTATGAGACGAAGTTGGAGGCGGAGATCGATGAAGTAATCGGCGAGACCGAGATAGCCCTGGACACCCGCCGCGAGACTATCCGGACCCGCGAGTCGAACCTCGGCAACTTCGTCGCCGACGCGATGCGCGACGAGACCGGCGCGGACTTGGCACTGATGAACGGAGGCGGCATCCGCTCGGACACCTTGTACGGGCCCGGCGAGATTACCAATCGGACAGTGGTTGACATCCTGCCGTTTCCGAACCACGTTGTGATACTGGAGGTGACCGGTGAGATCCTCCGAGTCGCCCTGGAGAACGGCGTGAGCCAGATCGAGGATCTGTCTGGGCGGTTCCCGCAGGTGAGCGGCTTCAGCTATACGTTCGATCCCGACGCCCCTGTCGGCGAGCGCGTGAGAGAGGTCTGCATTCGCGGCGACCCGGTCGATCCGTCGGCGACGTACACACTGGCGACAAACGACTTTGTCGCCGGCGGCGGCGACGGCTACGAGATGCTCGCAGACGCGACGGTATTGCTCTACTCCGACGCCGGGCCGCTGCTCTCGACGCTGGTGATCACAACTATCGAGGCCGAGTCACCGATCGCTCCCGAGATCGAAGGCCGGATCATGCGCCTCGACGCGGCCGCAGTGATGTCCGCGGCCGACTGACCGGGCTCCGGTATATACAGCTCGGATCTTCACACCCCCGGTTCCGATCCACTCAACACGGCGGATCACGATTCCGCCCGTTACTCACCGATGACGCCAGACGACCTCCCCAAGACGAGCTGCTCGCCTGGATCGAACAGGGACTCGACCTGCTGTTCATAATGGAAATCGTCCAGGAGAACGTGGACGTCGAAAGTGTTTCTAGCGGGACCTCCTTCGTCGAAACCGTACGGTACGCTGTGCGAGGGCTGAAGATTGGAAATCTCTGATTTGGTGCCATCGACGAAGGCCGGGCGAGCGTCAGAGAATGGTTTGAACAGTTTGTACTTACTATAATACACAGCGACCGCACCAGTCACTCAATGAACAGACGTCAGCAGCGGTGCTAAACTGGACAGTGCTATCAAGACGATATCGAACTATTATTGTCACTTCAACTCAAGAGACCATTTGCTATCGGCTATCACAATAATATAGCCGATCCCACTGTATTGGAATGTTGTTTGGCCAGTATAATGTCCAATTTCGTTGAAGATGAATTCGTTGAACTGACCTTCAGGTGGGAGCAGAGATACCTGAAAGTTGTGATCTCCATTATGTGAGCATATTGCGGTATGTGACCCGCTGAACTCGAACGGCCCGAACACTCGCAGCTTCGTATCCTGGAGGGACTGTGGCAGTTTGTCTCCATCAGTGATACGCGGCTGTCGGACCTCAAGCCACCAGTTGCCGTCGGCTTTAACCTTGAGTTGATGAGTTCCAACTTCAAGAAGACTGGCGCTTTCGCCTTTATACTCGCCGATTTCGTTCACGAATAACTCACTACTTCACCGACGCCACGCCTCGCCCCGTGGGGTTTCAGATGGTCGCCGTCGACGTCGATTTCGGCATCATCACACAGCCGTTTCAGGACCGATCGGCCGTCGTTCGTCGAAAGCGGCGGCGGGACCGCACCGTATTGCCGCTGTAATTCGAGGGGTTGACCCTCGGATGGATCCACGTCGTCTGGGAGATTACTGTATAGCGACGGCGCGTGACTCGCCACGAACATCGGCCACTCTGGGGACGTCGGCTCGAGGGCTCGTTCGAGCCGTTCGATCGGTCGGTGTGCTTGTGGCGGGAGTTGTGCTTCCTCGCGCTGCTGGTTCTTTCCGAGTACAATTAGCTGGTTATTCTCGAGGTCGACGTCCTTCCATCGCAGTCCGTTCCGACGGACGTCGCGTGGATCGCTCAGCACTTCGCCGCCGCGAACCCCGGAGTACGCCAGGACATATACGAGCGCGCGGTCGCGAAGTTCCTCGAGTGCGTCGAATCCTTTCTCGTCGACAGCCTCTTGAGCTCGACGGTCGGCGTACTGAACCAGGGCCCTCCGATCCTCGACAGACCAGAACTGTTGGTCACCGCTCTTTTGCTTCGGTCGCGGCGACAGCTCGTCGAGCGCGATTTCTTTCTGTGCCGGGTTCTCCTCGAGGTAAGAGCCCCGGAATCAGTGGTGACCATCTGGTCGGATGACCGTACAGTGACGATTCCCTATAAATTCACTGTGCATTATTTTGGAACAAACGCAGTTAATTTGATAGATTTCTCCTCTGTATCTTGCACGGCGCTCCTGACCATATTCTGGTAGAACATTCGGACAATCTGAACAGAAGGCGCGAACGTGGCCCAGGTTGAGAGTTAATCTGCGAGGGTAGTAATCGGTAAGTACAGGTCAAGTAGGTAACGGAACGGCACTTGATCTCCGCGGTAGCTGTCAAAAACCGCGTGCTGAATACAGAGGATGTAGTCAGCATGTGATTTCTAGTAGCTTCTGAGTATGTCGACAGAGCCGGAATTTCGAATTTTAAGCGGCGTAGTTCTACTATCCAGGTCCGAAGGCCGCGATATCGGCTCCCACTGTCGCCAGTGCGTCGGCGGGGTTCGGGTCGCTGTCGGCCAGATGCGTGTACTGGTGTTCCGGGATGCTCGACAGTGCCGCCGTGACGGCCTCGCTGTATGTCTCGACGCCCGGTTCCGTTGGATCATTGCCGCCCCAAACGTCTCGGATGACCGTCATCGAATCGATGCGCACTTCCAGCCTGCGTGGCTCGTAGCGAGCCAACAGTTCGGAGAGTCCGAGCTGGAGGGCGACGTATTCGGCGGTGTTGTTCCCCGTCCGGGAACCGACGGGTCGGCCGAGACGGGCGAGTTGGTCCCCTGCAGCGTCCGTGATGACAGCGCCCGCACCTGCGGGACCGGGGTTACCGCGTGAACTGCCGTCGACGTAGAGGACGAACGTGTCGCTCGTCGGCTCGGGGACGGATGGTTGGGCGGACCCCGAGGTCCTTTCGAGCGCGCGACGCAACTCGGCCGGGGTGGTCGCAGGGCCGAATAGACCGCCGTAGCCGGGGACAGCGTCGTCGATAGCGTCGGTGGCGGCCGCCACCTCGTAGCCGACGCCCGCGAGTACCTCGTCGACGAGCGTGGCGAGCGGCGAGAGGTGTTCGGTCGGGAGGGGGTCGTCGGTCACGCCAGTTGCCCCCTCGGGCTTCGATTCCAGGCCCTCACACCCTCGCTCCCGGATGATCTCGTTGGCTGATCGCACCACTGCATACAGGTCCTCGGTGGTCAAGCGGGATAATCTCTTCAGGTGGCACCGGTGGCAGGCCGTTTTGAATCAACTGGCCCCTTAAGATCCCCGGTGGCTAACACAAACGGCCTGCTAAACATAGAGCGTGTCTCCGTCACCAGTGTCCTGATAGCTACTCGAAAGACAGATTATAACTGCATACACATCACGTTCTCCCTACCAGCTGTCGGAGATTGGATTTTCGAGGTCTGATTATTCGAGGACCTCTGGGCGGAATTCGGGTGTAACGATTAGATTCGTGTATTCGCAGGTATCGTGTCGGATCGGTACAACATCTTGGTAAGTTTCATCGTTATACCACTCGTTCGCAGCTTCAACGGTCGGGAACTCTACGACGAAAGTTCCAGTGGGGTCCCACTCGCCTTCTCTCACGTCCGGCTCGAACGAACCAACCAGAACTTCGCCATCGTGGGCCCCTATCGTTTCCGCGGTAGTAGGAAGGTACTCATCCGCGAACCGATCCATGTCGGTTATCTTATCGACAGCAATTACGTATCCCCGCCTGTTCGAGTCAGTAGTCATTTGTTTTCCTCCGCCGATCTCAACCGGGCTATCGCTGATGTGAGACGGCTACTAGTATGCCACCGAGCAACGCGATAAGCGTAGCGGGTAAGCAGGTCTCCGTTAGAGACGACTCATCGGGTGATCAGTCGCAGTGGCAGGAGTTCCGAGCCCTCGGACTCTCACCGCAACAGTTGGTGGAGAAAAATCCGCTGTAATATGAGTGCGTTGCACTGAGCGATTCGGCTCGCTCATCGAAGACGGGCTGTGCTGCACACGCGCTATCTATCCAGCAACGCTCGAGCGTTCTATCTGAATCCCGTCACAAATGGCGTACGTGATAGAGAGGGTGTATTCAGTATGGAAGCAATTTTTAGTTTTATAATTAATACCTGAAACCGATTCTCACTGTATGTGAGTACTGTCTGATTATACCAGCCACTGTCGTATCCTCTCAATTGATACCTGCAAACAGCTAATTCGATGGCTGGCGTCCGTTCAGCTATGACAGCGGATACAGCGTCAGTGCAGGTCTGGCTGGTCGAACGAGCGGTTGCTGAAGATAAGCCGAATCTCATCGTACTCGTGTATGCCACGCCCGACGGTGAACGGTACGTCATGAAGGAGCGCGCAATCACGGGCTATTCGGAGAGCCATCTCACAACGGCTGCGGTTGCGGTTAACCCAGACGAGCTCGACGCGGTCGATGATGAAATTTTGCGGAACCAGTACGCTGCCGAAGCGACGCGGATGGCGACCGTCCACGACCCAGACGATCCGATTTAACCACCACCTCGCCGGCAATAGCGCCGGTACGTATAGCTGCGAACGAAGCGCTGGGGCAGTGTCAATAGCAGGAAATCTCGCAGCGCAGACGGACGCTAGCCTCGGTGGCTTTCGCTGATCTTCTTTCGGACACGGGCGAGGAGCGCCGTGAGCCTTTTCGTGCCTGGAACCGTACAAAAAGTATGTGTGGCCGCACCTCGCTGTTCATTCCCCTACAGGAACTCGAAGACCGGTTCGACGCACGGGTCGTGACAGACGGCGGGTACCAGCCGCGGTTCAACGTCGCGCCCGGAGATCCGCTCGAAGTCATCACGAACGAGGATACCGACGCGATCGACCAGTACACGTGGGGACTGGTCCCGCAGTGGATGGACGCGCCGGACGAAGGCTTCATCAACGCCCGGTCGGAAACTGCCCGCGAGAAGCCGGCGTTCCGACATGCGTGGGCGAAGCGGCCGTGTCTCGTGTTGACCTCCGGCTTCTACGAGTGGCAAAAACAGAATGGCGGTCCGAAGCAACCGTATCGCATCTTCCGGGAAGATGATCCCGCGTTCGCGCTGGCCGGGCTCTGGGAAGAGTGGCGCGATGATGATGGCCACCGGTTGCGAACCGTGACTATACTCACAACCGACTCAAACGGTGTCGTGGATCCGATTCACGATCGGATGCCAGTCGTTCTCCCCCGGGAAGACGAATCTAGATGGCTCACAACCGGCATAGACGAACGCCGGGAGCTGTGCCGTCCCTATTCAGGCGATGATCTCGCAGCCTACCCGATCTCAACGGCCGTCAACAATCCATCAAACGAGGACGCCCGCGTCATTGAACCGCTCGAGACGAAACAGACGGATTTCGAAGAGTTTGCGTGAGACTCGATGTGTGACTGAGACGGAGTTATCTACTACAGATCCACCGTTCTATTCTCCCTTTTCACCCTCCGTGCTAGGTTGCCGCTTTCGAGTACCGTTTGAGAGTTAGAGGACTCCCGGTAATCTCCCTCTCTGTCTCCTGTGAGCGGTCATCCCACGTTGAGTCCGCTCGTGGGTTCACTCTGATAGCTACCAGACTTTTTATCAGATGATGTATTTAAAAATTAACCAGTTATTCAATATATGAGTACATCCTCTTCGTCTTAAGTTATTGTGCGTGAATATCACGTCGTCGTGTGGGAGCGCTCCACACGACGACCACCATGAGCAGCCACGAACGACGTCATTCCGACCGGGCGGAACCGCACGACGACCATGACCGGTACACCCACGGGGAGGCTACCGAACTCGACGAGAGTGCCTTCGACGGCGGTTCGATCGACCGGCGAACGTTCCTATCCGTCGCCGCCGCATCCGGTGCAGCCCTCGCGTTACCGAGCACTGTCACAGCCGAAGTCACCGACGGCGCGCTGACCGACATCGCCGAGTACGTCGTCAACGCGACGCCGGACGACCACGAGGCGACGCTGGTCCTCGAGTTCGCGGACGCTGATTCCCTCGACGCATTCGCCGCCGAGTACGCGGAGCCCGACTGGGACATCGACGAGGACGATCTGCCGCCGAAGGCCGATGTCCGCGAGGAGCCGACGCCGGCCGCCCACGCCTACCTCACTGCCGACGAACTCTCGCACGCGCTAGAAATCGCCGACGTAGAATTCGTCGACTTCTCGCCGGGCGCGAATCCGTTCTGGAAGATCGGCGGCGCCTATGACGACCGCGTCTTCGCTGAAGTCGAGGATGCGCGCGACTACGTATCCCACGGCGAACTCGCTCAGGGGCTCAAGTACCTGGTGGACGAGTATTCGGACCGGCTCCGTATGCACGCCATCGGCCAGAGCCCGGGCTGGGAGAATATGTTTACCGGCGAGGACGCCGATCCGAAAGACGTCTACGTCGCAGAAGTGACGAAGGATATTCAGGATGAGGAATCGTTCGCTGAGAAGGACAAGGTCGTCTTCTCCCTAAGTATTCACGGTGACGAGCCCGCCGGCCGCGTCGCCGGAACACGCATCATCGAGGAGGCTACGAAGGGGGAGGCCGACGACTTCGAGGACGTTCTCGACGACATCGTCATCGTGTTCGTCTTCACCAACCCGGACGGCTGGGTCGTCCGGAAGCCGCAGTACGAACATCCCTACGAGTGGTACTACGGGGACCAAGCGCGGTTCCGCTACCACCGCGGAAATGCGGCCGTCGGGGACACGAACCGGCAGTATCCGACGATGGGGTGGGTCAACCCCGCGTACTGGCCCGCCGAGCCAGAGGGGACCCCCGAGGTGCGCCCCGACGATCCAGAAGGGCGAGGCTACGAGGACATGGTCCCGGACGCGCTGGCGGTCGTCGAGCACCTTCGCGAGTACGATAACGTGGAGTACCTCTGTGACTACCACATGATGGGCTTGTCGGAGTCGATGGTGCTGAACCTCGAATCCAACGCGCCCTACGAACAGGCCGGCACCCACAACCTCGACGAGGTCAACATCCGCATCGGCGACGGAATGGAGGAGCACTGGGGCAGCCCGGAGACGATCGCCGACGACACGATCAGGGCCAGCAAAGCGATCTACGGCGACGAGTACGAGTACGTCCCGGAGCGCCTGTTCGACTACGGGACGATCTACGACTCGCTAGGCTACCAGATCACCGGCGGCCTGCTCGGCTGGGCGGGCCAACCCGAGGAGTTCGGCGGTCTCGGCGCCGTCACGGTCGCCCCCGAGCTGGTGCTCCGCGACGGTTACGACTTCAAGCCGTTCATGGAGCGCCACCTCGAGACGGCCTACCGCATCTCGATGCGCGAGTACGCCGAGATGACGGCCGCGGAGACCGACGCGACCGTGGCCACCGGCGGACAGGACACCGCCTACGTCGCCTCCGACGCACTCACGCGCTCGTCGGCCGACCTCCCGTTCACCGACGAAAGCCCCGGAAACGGCGACGGCAACGGTCAGGATCGCGCTACCCGCGTTCAGCGCCGCCACAACACCGTCCAGCCCGGTCCCGGCGGGAGCGCGAGCGCATCGTCGGGCGGCGCGACTCACTCGCTGGCCGTCCGGTTCGACGCCCGCGGCATCGACGAGGGCGTCGTCAGGCTCGTCAACCCCGGCGGCCGGACCGTCCGCGAGATTGACCTCGCCGACCCGGCTTCCGGCGATCAGGGTCACTTCTACGTCCCCGATCCGGACGAGGGCGACTGGTCGATCGAGTTCGACGGCGACGCCGCCATCGACGTCGAGGTCGTCTCCCTCGAGACCGAGGACGAGGTCCCCGATCCCGAGGAGGTTCTGGGCTACGCACAGCGCGAGTACGTCGTCAACCCGATGCAGTTCTTCGAGGACCTCGAGTCCTACTTCGAAGCGGGAGCGATCGACGGTCTTCGCGTCCACGACGTCCGTAACGGCCGTCTGATGCGCGGTAATTCCGGAGAGCGCCGCTACGACAACCTCGTCATCTCCCACGCCGACGGCGTTACCGACGAGCGGTACGTCGACGCCGTCGAGGAGTTCGTCCGGGCCGGCGGTAACCTCGTGGTCACCGACTCCGGACTAACCCTCCTGGGAGTTCTCGACGTCGGCGACGCCGCGGCCATCGGACCCGACGACGTCGAGTCCGGGACGATGGCCATCCCGAACCTCGAGAATCGAGACCTCGATCACACGCTGCTGACGGACGTCAGACCGATCCAGCAGGAGATCTGGAAGGTGTCGCAGCTCGGCTATACGACGGGTAACGATTCGCCGGTCTGGACCGTCGACCTCGACGCCTTCGAAGCCGCTGGCGGCACCATCGCCGGGAGCCTCGGCGGGGATGGCGACGTCGGCGCCGGCACGCTGACGGTCGGCGACGCGGAGATCAACGTCATCGGTACCCTCCTGCCGCCGGCGAACCAGCGGGAACTCCACCCCTTCGGCATGGCCGATTACACCCTGTCGTTCATGGGTCACACGCTCATCTGTAACGCCCTCGGCTTCGAGCAGCGGCGCTACGTCGACGGCGAACTGGTCGGAACCTGGGGAGAGGTCCGGTAGCGCTCCGCATCGGCCGTTTTTTCGCCGAATGCCGGCGCGTACGCGGTTCCGTTACTGCGACGCCAGAATCGCGCAGCCGATACGGTCTGGCACGGGACTACCCGCTATTACGGTTCGCAGGGCGGACTGACGCAGCGGTCCGGCGAACGGAAGCGAGTTCGTATTTTCGGCCGGCCGACGAGCGTACCCGATCAGCGAGTTCCCCTTGCGCTGAACAGCAGTGTACACTTTTCCGACAACTGCGGATAGCCCGTATGCCGGCGCAAGCAGATACCTGGTTCGGATTCCACGAGCGTGCGAAACCGCTCGTTCAGGCGGGAATCGTGCTCGGAATCGGTCCGGGCGGCTTTTTCGGCGGGATCGTGCTTCACCAGCTCCTGCAGTGGCACCACATGCTGTCGGCCCGGACGGATCCGACCGTCGTCAGCGACTTGCAGCGGAACGTACTGGCCGACGAACTCTTCCACCAACCTCTTTACGGTCGCCGGCTACGCCGTCGTTCGAGCCGCCGAGAGGGTTGCGCCCGGGCCTCGAGACGAGCGCACGACGGTCGGACAGACCTCCTGAACAGGGATGTTCGCGGTCGTGGTACTCCTCGTCTTGGGTTCGGCATCTCTTCGCGGATGAGACCTCTCGCCCGGTAGCTACCGACGCGGCCGACTGGACTTCGAATCCGCCGATCTCGGCGGAGAGCGGTCATCGTCGCTGGCGGCAAAAACCGCTACTCCTCGTCACAGGGGCTCGATCGGTCCTCGTGGCCGTCCATCTGCGATTTGTCAACGTCGATATCACAGAGGACGCCGAACCCGGCGTTCTTGAGTTCGTCGATCGTCTCTTCGACGACGTCGTCGAACTCGCCGTCGACTCGTTTACTTAGGGTATAGGACAAACTGTGCAATATAGCCGAGGAGTCCATTATTGTTTGGGCGGCACCGGCAACGTCGGACGAGTTCTGAGCGTGCGGTGGACCGTCAGCGCGCGAACCCCGATTCGAGGCAAAGACTTAGCCGTTACGAGGAAAAGTCGGGCCCGATGATCGCTCGGCGCACGGTACGACGGCTCGGTGCCCTGGGAGGGCTCGTCCTCGTCGCCGGACTCGCGTACGCGCTACGCTGGCGGAAGAACCCGTCCCCGTGTCCCTACTCGCAACGGGTCTGGCTCGACCTCCCGCGACCGGTCATCACGCGGTCCCGCTTGCGCGAACTGCTCGCCCCGCGGCCGGGCGAGGACGTCCTCGAGGTCGGATCGGGAACGGGCTACTACACGGATTCCGTCGCACAGGCACTCGAGCCGGGTGGCACGGTACACGCGCTCGACGTCCAGCGACGGATGCTCGAGCGGACGCGCGCCCGGACGAGCGCTCGAGGGAGCCGGAACGTCGCTCCGGTCCAGGCGGACGTACGGACGTTGCCGTACCCGGACGACGGGTTCGACGCCGCGCACCTGGTCGCCGTCCTCGGCGAAGTCCCCGACCGAGAGCGGGTGCTCTCCGAGCTCCACCGCGTGCTGAAACCCGGCGGCCGACTCGTCGTCGGCGAGTTGCTCCCCGATCCCCACTTCGTCGCGCTCGAGACGATTCACCGGCGGGCCGAGCGGCAGGGATTTCGGTTCGACGACTACGTCGGGACGCGATTTGGGTACATCGGTCGATTTCTTGTTCCCGTTCGGTAACGGGCTGTCAGTCCAGTCAGGAATTCGCTAGCGTTTAGTTTGTACACGATAAGAAATATAATAGTGGATGAATAACCAAAGAGAGTCTAATGGATCGTTCGCAATCTTCGCCCTATGTGGTGTGAGAGGAGCATATTTTCCTATAAATATATCTCGCGTAGTACACAAATTCCATCAGCCGCTGACCACGTTCCACATTGTATTGTGCAATGAGTACAAAATCCTTAAAACTCCGCAGCCCCTACGAGGGAGTGATGGCAACTGAGGCACCCGACGGACCGACCGCACAGTCGACCGACGAACCCGTCCACGTCGAGAGTCCGAGCCACCTCGAGAGCATCGCCGACGAGCACGACGTCGTGCTCGTGGACTTCTACGCGGACTGGTGTGGCCCGTGCCAGATGCTCGAACCCGTTCTCGAGGGACTGGCGAGCGAGACGAACGCCGTGATCGCGGAAGTCGACGTCGACCAGCATCAGCCGCTGGCCGGCGAGTACGGCGTCCGCGGCGTTCCGACGCTCGTGCTCTTCGCGGACGGCGAGCAAGTCGAACAGCACACCGGCGTCCTGCCGGCGGACCGACTTCGCGACCTGATCGAGAAATACGACGACTGAATGAACGAGAACGCTATCTACGACGTAGTGATCGTCGGCTCCGGCGTCGCCGGCCTCTCCGCAGCGGTCTACGCCGCGCGGGCCGACCTCGAGCCGCTCGTGCTCGAGGGGCCGGAGCCGGGTGGACAGCTGACGCTGACGACCGAGGTCGAGAACTACCTCGGCTTCCCCGAGGGGGTCGGCGGCACGGAGCTGATCCAGCGCGGGAAAGAGCAGGCCGAACGATTCGGCGCCGAGTTCGCTCACGGCACCGTCGAGGACGCGACGCTCGAGACCCGGCCGTTCGAGCTCGAACTCTCGAGCGGCGACGCGCTGCGAGCCCGCGCGCTAATCGTCGCGACCGGCGCGAGCGCTCGCTGGGTCGGCGCCGAGAACGAAGACGAACTGATGGGCTACGGCCTCTCGACGTGTGCGACCTGCGACGGCGCCTTCCACCGCGGCGACGACGTGCTCGTGATCGGCGGGGGCGACAGCGCAATGGAGGAGGCGCTGTTCCTCGCGAAGTTCGCCGACAGCGTCACGATCGTCCACCGTCGCGACGACCTGCGCGCTTCCGACATCATGGCCAGACGAGCCCGCGAGCACGAGACGATCGAGTTCCGCTGGAACACCGAACTGCTCGAGATCCACGGCTCACGAGACGAGGGCGTTACGGGTGCGACGCTGGTGAGTCACGCCGACGGCTACCCGACGGAAAAACTCGCG from the Natronococcus sp. AD-5 genome contains:
- a CDS encoding NAD(P)/FAD-dependent oxidoreductase, producing MNENAIYDVVIVGSGVAGLSAAVYAARADLEPLVLEGPEPGGQLTLTTEVENYLGFPEGVGGTELIQRGKEQAERFGAEFAHGTVEDATLETRPFELELSSGDALRARALIVATGASARWVGAENEDELMGYGLSTCATCDGAFHRGDDVLVIGGGDSAMEEALFLAKFADSVTIVHRRDDLRASDIMARRAREHETIEFRWNTELLEIHGSRDEGVTGATLVSHADGYPTEKLASGADVEYEEVDVGGIFYGVGHDPNTAFLEDTAVELADTRHLLTLEGMTTETAVAGVFGAGDVMDPDYRQAVTSAGTGSMAALDAEAWLKEQAVSDARSHAVGEIEADG
- a CDS encoding SOS response-associated peptidase; the protein is MCGRTSLFIPLQELEDRFDARVVTDGGYQPRFNVAPGDPLEVITNEDTDAIDQYTWGLVPQWMDAPDEGFINARSETAREKPAFRHAWAKRPCLVLTSGFYEWQKQNGGPKQPYRIFREDDPAFALAGLWEEWRDDDGHRLRTVTILTTDSNGVVDPIHDRMPVVLPREDESRWLTTGIDERRELCRPYSGDDLAAYPISTAVNNPSNEDARVIEPLETKQTDFEEFA
- a CDS encoding ribonuclease HI family protein; its protein translation is MTDDPLPTEHLSPLATLVDEVLAGVGYEVAAATDAIDDAVPGYGGLFGPATTPAELRRALERTSGSAQPSVPEPTSDTFVLYVDGSSRGNPGPAGAGAVITDAAGDQLARLGRPVGSRTGNNTAEYVALQLGLSELLARYEPRRLEVRIDSMTVIRDVWGGNDPTEPGVETYSEAVTAALSSIPEHQYTHLADSDPNPADALATVGADIAAFGPG
- a CDS encoding DUF1330 domain-containing protein; the protein is MTTDSNRRGYVIAVDKITDMDRFADEYLPTTAETIGAHDGEVLVGSFEPDVREGEWDPTGTFVVEFPTVEAANEWYNDETYQDVVPIRHDTCEYTNLIVTPEFRPEVLE
- a CDS encoding DUF2243 domain-containing protein, which translates into the protein MLHQLLQWHHMLSARTDPTVVSDLQRNVLADELFHQPLYGRRLRRRSSRREGCARASRRAHDGRTDLLNRDVRGRGTPRLGFGISSRMRPLAR
- a CDS encoding class I SAM-dependent methyltransferase, which produces MIARRTVRRLGALGGLVLVAGLAYALRWRKNPSPCPYSQRVWLDLPRPVITRSRLRELLAPRPGEDVLEVGSGTGYYTDSVAQALEPGGTVHALDVQRRMLERTRARTSARGSRNVAPVQADVRTLPYPDDGFDAAHLVAVLGEVPDRERVLSELHRVLKPGGRLVVGELLPDPHFVALETIHRRAERQGFRFDDYVGTRFGYIGRFLVPVR
- a CDS encoding M14 family zinc carboxypeptidase, whose translation is MSSHERRHSDRAEPHDDHDRYTHGEATELDESAFDGGSIDRRTFLSVAAASGAALALPSTVTAEVTDGALTDIAEYVVNATPDDHEATLVLEFADADSLDAFAAEYAEPDWDIDEDDLPPKADVREEPTPAAHAYLTADELSHALEIADVEFVDFSPGANPFWKIGGAYDDRVFAEVEDARDYVSHGELAQGLKYLVDEYSDRLRMHAIGQSPGWENMFTGEDADPKDVYVAEVTKDIQDEESFAEKDKVVFSLSIHGDEPAGRVAGTRIIEEATKGEADDFEDVLDDIVIVFVFTNPDGWVVRKPQYEHPYEWYYGDQARFRYHRGNAAVGDTNRQYPTMGWVNPAYWPAEPEGTPEVRPDDPEGRGYEDMVPDALAVVEHLREYDNVEYLCDYHMMGLSESMVLNLESNAPYEQAGTHNLDEVNIRIGDGMEEHWGSPETIADDTIRASKAIYGDEYEYVPERLFDYGTIYDSLGYQITGGLLGWAGQPEEFGGLGAVTVAPELVLRDGYDFKPFMERHLETAYRISMREYAEMTAAETDATVATGGQDTAYVASDALTRSSADLPFTDESPGNGDGNGQDRATRVQRRHNTVQPGPGGSASASSGGATHSLAVRFDARGIDEGVVRLVNPGGRTVREIDLADPASGDQGHFYVPDPDEGDWSIEFDGDAAIDVEVVSLETEDEVPDPEEVLGYAQREYVVNPMQFFEDLESYFEAGAIDGLRVHDVRNGRLMRGNSGERRYDNLVISHADGVTDERYVDAVEEFVRAGGNLVVTDSGLTLLGVLDVGDAAAIGPDDVESGTMAIPNLENRDLDHTLLTDVRPIQQEIWKVSQLGYTTGNDSPVWTVDLDAFEAAGGTIAGSLGGDGDVGAGTLTVGDAEINVIGTLLPPANQRELHPFGMADYTLSFMGHTLICNALGFEQRRYVDGELVGTWGEVR
- the trxA gene encoding thioredoxin; this translates as MATEAPDGPTAQSTDEPVHVESPSHLESIADEHDVVLVDFYADWCGPCQMLEPVLEGLASETNAVIAEVDVDQHQPLAGEYGVRGVPTLVLFADGEQVEQHTGVLPADRLRDLIEKYDD